In one window of Episyrphus balteatus chromosome 3, idEpiBalt1.1, whole genome shotgun sequence DNA:
- the LOC129914912 gene encoding caspase Dronc-like — protein sequence MLQNKNSFYDLSSTYIPAPDPNNKLVPITSEDLNLAKVYEVKKSKRIHYGQDGLSSYPMQTQNRGVLLMVNIIDFPNKELERPSAKNDSECLLHLFLEFGYTCFSYHNLTKKHFFDISRKLRKSEYLEKTESFFLVVMSHGEMENMHDRVQFSDGKMCKVDKIEDLFSETKCKSLSGKPKVMVFPFCRHASENRPENKMVDCWPSVYKPQSVFSDILVCYGTIRGFQSWLDIEKGSNFIQEFCETLAEHAHDTHLENMLKMIGKKLKDKDIQIPAFYNYGFDKLLYFNPGIHICET from the exons atgctacaaaataaaaatagtttctatGACTTAAGTTCAACGTATATACCCGCTCCAGATCCCAACAACAAATTAGTCCCAATAACTAGCGAAGACTTAAATTTGGCTAAAGTTTACGAAgtcaaaaaatctaaaagaaTACACTATGGTCAAGATGGACTGTCAAGTTACCCAATGCAGACACAAAATCGGGGCGTTTTGCTCATGGTCAACATCATAGATTTCCCAAATAAAGAACTTGAACGTCCAAGTGCTAAAAACGATTCAGAATGTTTGCTACATTTGTTTCTAGAATTCGGATACACATGTTTTTCATATCACAATCttacgaaaaaacatttttttgatatatcaaGAAAACTTAGAAAATCTGAATATTTGGAAAAAacagaatctttttttttggtagtgATGTCGCATGGCGAAATGGAAAACATGCACGATAGAGTGCAATTTAGTGATGGAAAAATGTGCAAAGTGGATAAAATAGAAGACCTCTTTTCAGAAACCAAATGCAAGAGTCTAAGTGGAAAACCTAAAGTAATGGTTTTTCCTTTCTGCAG ACATGCATCAGAAAACCGTCCCGAAAATAAAATGGTCGACTGTTGGCCTTCAGTTTATAAGCCACAATCTGTTTTTTCAGATATTCTCGTTTGCTATGGAACGATTAGAg GGTTTCAATCATGGCTAGACATTGAGAAAGGATCAAACTTTATTCAGGAATTTTGTGAGACTCTTGCTGAACACGCCCATGACACGCACTTGGAAAACATGCTTAAAATGATCGGCAAAAAGTTGAAAGATAAGGATATACAAATACCTGCTTTTTATAATTATGGATTCGACAAACTATTGTATTTTAATCCAGGAATACatatatgtgaaacataa
- the LOC129914913 gene encoding outer dense fiber protein 3-like protein 2, with amino-acid sequence MNTKSRGPGPGAYLLPPNVGFTNHDVRKQRKPQYSFGQRLGSSNRTIGPGPGGYRIEKITRYGNDGTPRYTMRPQTFIKEEYKSPGPCSNDVHKKPFFKGRRAPAFSLQSKHYAIYEKIVSPASNTYNVHVQVIKPRPPEYTMAEVLTRKPTIRSPGPAIYGRTDLNVKLKKSPAFSITGRNIYSFKPCGIASTRYDISYYRPGRNSISYSFGTKHSDYAPPMILPCDNLH; translated from the exons atgaatacaaaatcgAGGG GCCCTGGCCCCGGTGCTTATTTACTTCCACCAAATGTTGGATTTACTAATCATGATGTTCGCAAGCAACGCAAACCCCAATATTCATTTGGTCAACGGCTGGGATCATCTAATAGAACAATCGGTCCCGGTCCTGGCGGTTATCGTATTGAAAAGATAACAAGATACGGAAATGACGGAACTCCTCGATATACAATGCGACcacaaacttttataaaag AGGAATATAAAAGCCCTGGTCCATGTTCGAATGATGTTCATAAGAAACCATTCTTTAAGGGTAGAAGAGCTCCAGCGTTTAGCTTGCAATCAAAGCATTATGCTATTTACGAGAAGATTGTATCACCAGCCTCGAATACCTACAATGTTCATGTTCAAGTAATCAAACCAAGACCTCCTGAATATACCAT GGCAGAAGTGTTAACAAGAAAACCAACAATACGTTCTCCGGGTCCTGCAATATACGGCCGAACAGATTTGAATGTGAAGCTAAAAAAAAGTCCCGCTTTTTCTATAACAGGACGGAATATATACTCATTCAAGCCATGTGGCATAGCATCAACACGTTACGATATATCATACTATAGACCCGGTCGAAATTCAATATCATACTCTTTTGGAACCAAACACTCTGATTATGCTCCACCCATGATTTTGCCTTGCGATAATCTGCATTAG
- the LOC129916133 gene encoding outer dense fiber protein 3-like protein 2, producing MSKKPLGPGPGAYGLPPAIGYTEHDVRKKRLPQYSFRGQTNIIDKRVSPGPGAYQVEGITRYGYNRAHQYTMGALTPIPEKSKGPGPADHDVHKKPHFKGINAPAYTMVWKNNYRFKNIAPGPNVYMFGIQSTKPSVPAYTMGLLNIIDSKIRSPGPAAYGRTDLDTKLKRSPVYSMTPRNNFQFKNISPGSNTYNLVEHKPGKKGAAYTFGLRHSEYAPPMIIECDN from the exons ATGAGTAAAAAGCCTTTAG GACCTGGACCTGGAGCTTATGGTTTACCACCAGCAATTGGTTACACCGAACATGATGTTCGGAAAAAACGTCTTCCACAATATTCATTTAGAGGGCAAACTAATATTATTGATAAAAGAGTTAGCCCAGGTCCAGGAGCATATCAAGTCGAAGGTATAACACGTTATGGTTACAATAGGGCTCATCAATACACTATGGGGGCACTTACTCCAATTCCag aaaaaagtaaaggtCCCGGTCCTGCTGATCATGACGTTCATAAGAAACCCCATTTTAAAGGTATCAACGCCCCAGCATATACAATGGTATGGAAAAATAATtatcgttttaaaaatattgctcCTGGACCGAATGTTTATATGTTTGGAATACAATCGACAAAACCTAGTGTTCCTGCCTATACTAT GGGTCTTTTGAATATCATCGATTCGAAAATTCGTTCCCCGGGTCCAGCAGCCTACGGTCGAACAGATTTAGATACTAAATTGAAACGAAGTCCAGTCTATTCTATGACTCCTCGAAATAATTTCCAATTTAAGAATATTTCACCTGGGTCTAATACCTACAACTTGGTTGAACATAAACCGGGTAAAAAAGGTGCTGCATACACTTTTGGGCTTAGACATTCAGAATATGCCCCGCCAATGATTATAGAGTGTGATAACTGA
- the LOC129914047 gene encoding (E3-independent) E2 ubiquitin-conjugating enzyme UBE2O → MATGVTYTAPQSSTTPPPSTPPPPQPPPKVCVNPAAGSTSVDNQYFYEDEIFRIDKKGRVKFGLVLENSETFSGDDDDELDVLSKGEIRVIWHPEGKEEVITDRVVGLADRTLMPGDVVRRLVPGKDTQRGYCREINMRSDVRILGTKNIIKNVMAERLQPMVRMPRDSAVCLDSWVGSVKCVSEKIVLKSSCGALIEVSDLELINFTDTNTKFRNGHFAEMVYYPGQVINGRLESMDNVKILSPTNKNWKPLSRKFRKFTVQSVRLHSVWVHWQCKALSEDGDIKSNLLQQPDPTVTGADLDRLKRLNLFESCMLQINDKSFLKFADCDVVVRKSVWEKEHAIKYKLLLSQQEKEEHLNKNQSRSTKAPTPFRNEKTKANKFSNSSLEAPGQEKQSLRMSLKPLSKANLEKFNTSKERNETEKKTVDGETQQQNQNQVVSADGWQTDEDEADGLDDDEDETESTATTISTCSSPTPRSSPKHTSRLQKKQVKKLKKSSTGASSSTPLPNIGDELVTEAMMVYSTATVVWQDGAVESGISSTQLYPIHHLDDHEFFPGDFVVCGKEDSDVSFRDYGVIQTVDHHGRTASVKWFTTYTSAVEPKPTYKGQSEMSVYDLKDHPDFQYRPGTMVIRVANFLGEDATCTAGQIIDNYIDGRVKVWWVDGHISMCWPQDLFEVGQYDHADWAHDTDDSWETESETSEFGGDTPQLKFSESHILTNFERARVAISELEEIFSLNPNLQNHEVMKKLLVVYKNCRYLDRLMSTSFFHESHFMGLLERVGKDTMDTTTISERPSQDRKNRLFSDSTTQHSQQAIGIVVPVNSTQTNTSSVSSPKDYAPKVIFNISSTPFKCLKKKATKSELTTPSNTSSNPLQEFTELQSPPKQPHNTPINTKVTASDPSKSPFSQEKNKLLTSVMLNIEKATEKTSQLKLANNKSQDDSGNYTRTENCDGSSTSYASSNDLTNIDTNGSFLKTNDDQQSVSCSSIEFTDDAPPEFVCIRLCCLLKEQLVKCINEIRQKYFVDNLNLSEIIENDIVDDLDVIIETTNEVVAENNLHRKSIEMTPDTPTVEDQPETVVSTPNVPLECFQVLDVAPKTHKYELTILQPNNSQQYYKAVQREHRMLRSSLPPGVWVRVFEDRMDLVSVMIAGPKNTPYEDGMFFFDIQLGRDYPKSPPSCHYISYCSDRLNPNLYEDGKVCVSLLGTWSGRDTEVWGPNSTLLQVIVSIQGLILVAEPYFNEAGYEKQRGTQQGTENSRMYNEMAIIKLVQATTKLLSNPPPIFREQIVEHFKKNGLAMYNRIKGWMELSQIANTPDTEQQSFISNDVAPDFPLVPASRGFCLTVSGLLETFHKKLDTLDATLAVAEQP, encoded by the exons ATGGCAACTGGGGTGACTTATACGGCACCACAATCATCAACGACACCTCCTCCGTCAACGCCACCACCTCCACAGCCGCCGCCTAAAGTTTGTGTTAATCCTGCAGCAGGATCCACCTCTGTGGACAATCAATATTTCTATGAAGACGAAATATTTCGCATTGACAAGAAGGGTCGCGTTAAATTCGGTCTAGTGCTTGAGAATTCAGAGACATTCTCGGGCGATGACGATGATGAACTTGATGTTTTGTCGAAAGGTGAAATTCGTGTTATATGGCATCCTGAGGGCAAGGAGGAGGTCATAACGGATCGAGTG gttGGTCTGGCTGATCGAACACTAATGCCCGGAGATGTAGTACGTCGTTTGGTTCCTGGAAAAGACACTCAACGTGGCTATTGTCGAGAGATTAACATGCGCTCTGATGTCCGAATTCTAGGCACAaagaatattattaaaaatgttatggCCGAAAGATTACAACCAATGGTCAGGATGCCACGTGACAGTGCCGTTTGTCTAGATTCTTGGGTTGGCAGTGTTAAGTGTGTCAGTGAGAAAATAGTCTTAAA ATCATCGTGTGGTGCTTTAATTGAAGTATCTGACTTGGAATTGATAAACTTTACTGATACTAATACAAAATTTCGCAATGGTCATTTTGCTGAGATGGTTTATTATCCAGGACAGGTTATTAATGGCCGTCTAGAATCAATGGATAATGTTAAGATACTAtcaccaacaaataaaaattggaaACCTTTGTCTAGAAAATTCAGAAAG TTCACAGTGCAATCGGTACGTCTACACTCCGTTTGGGTACATTGGCAATGCAAAGCTCTCTCAGAAGATGGTGATATCAAGTCGAATCTCCTACAACAGCCAGATCCAACTGTAACTGGTGCTGATTTGGATCGCCTAAAACGGCTGAATCTCTTTGAATCTTGCATGCTTCAAATTAACGATAAGAGCTTTTTAAAATTTGCCGACTGTGATGTTGTGGTGCGAAAGTCTGTGTGGGAGAAAGAACACg CAATAAAATACAAACTCCTTCTAAGCCAGCAAGAAAAAGAAGAGCATTTGAATAAAAACCAAAGCAGAAGTACCAAAGCCCCAACTCCATTCCGAAACGAAAAGACTAAAGCCAACAAATTCTCCAATTCATCATTGGAAGCTCCGGGTCAAGAGAAGCAATCTTTACGCATGTCACTTAAACCATTGAGCAAAGCAAATCTGGAAAAGTTCAATACATCGAAAGAGAGGAATGAGACTGAGAAGAAAACGGTTGATGGAGAAACACAACAGCAGAATCAGAATCAAGTCGTCTCTGCCGATGGTTGGCAAACTGATGAAGATGAAGCCGATGGacttgatgatgatgaagatgaaacTGAAAGTACTGCTACAACCATATCGACTTGTTCGAGTCCGACTCCAAGGAGTAGCCCAAAACATACGTCCAGATTGCAGAaaaagcaagtaaaaaaattaaagaagagCAGCACCGGTGCAAGTTCGTCCACGCCCCTTCCTAATATTGGTGATGAGCTGGTCACTGAAGCAATGATGGTTTACAGCACAGCAACAGTTGTATGGCAAGATGGTGCAGTCGAATCGGGAATATCTTCAACACAACTTTATCCCATTCATCATTTAGATGATCAT GAATTTTTCCCTGGTGATTTCGTTGTATGTGGCAAAGAAGATTCTGATGTATCGTTCCGTGATTATGGTGTAATTCAAACAGTAGATCATCATGGTAGAACAGCCAGTGTTAAATGGTTCACCACTTATACATCTGCTGTTGAACCAAA accaACATATAAAGGTCAATCTGAGATGAGTGTTTATGATTTAAAAGATCATCCTGATTTTCAATATCGACCTGGAACAATGGTCATTCGTGTGGCAAATTTTCTTGGTGAAGATGCCACTTGCACTGCTGGTCAAATTATTGACAACTACATCGATGGCAGGGTTAAGGTTTGGTGGGTTGATGGACACATTAGTATGTGTTGGCCACAGGATTTATTCGAAGTTGGACAGTATGATCATGCTGATTGGGCTCATGATACCGATGACTCATGGGAGACGGAAAGCGAAACAAGTGAATTTGGTGGTGATACACCACAGTTGAAATTTTCAGAATctcatattttgactaatttcgaAAGAGCTCGTGTAGCCATATCGGAATTGGAGGAGATTTTTAGCTTGAATCCAAATTTACAGAATCATGAA GTCATGAAAAAGCTTCTTGTTGTCTACAAAAATTGTCGATATCTAGATCGTCTAATGAGTACTAGCTTTTTCCACGAAAGTCATTTTATG gGTTTATTGGAACGTGTTGGTAAAGATACAATGGATACAACAACCATATCCGAACGCCCTTCGCAAGATCGTAAAAATCGTCTTTTCAGTGATAGTACTACCCAACATTCACAACAAGCTATAGGTATTGTAGTTCCAGTCAATAGCACACAAACAAACACTAGCAGTGTTAGTTCACCCAAAGATTATGCTCCCAAAGTGATATTCAATATTTCCTCGACTCCATTCAAATGCCTAAAGAAAAAAGCTACCAAATCAGAGCTGACAACACCATCAAATACCAGTAGCAATCCACTACAAGAATTCACTGAATTGCAATCACCTCCAAAGCAACCTCACAATACACCGATCAATACCAAAGTTACAGCATCAGATCCGTCAAAGAGTCCTTTCAGTCAAGAAAAGAATAAACTCTTAACATCGGTAATGTTGAATATTGAAAAAGCTACCGAAAAAACCAGTCAACTTAAGTTGGCCAATAATAAGTCGCAGGACGATTCTGGGAACTATACTCGCACAGAAAACTGCGACGGCAGTTCCACCAGCTACGCTAGCTCCAATGATCTAACAAATATCGATACAAATGGAAGTTTTCTAAAGACAAACGATGATCAACAATCGGTTTCATGCAGCAGCATTGAATTCACCGATGATGCGCCACCCGAATTTGTATGTATTCGATTGTGTTGTTTGCTCAAAGAACAATTGGTCAAGTGTATCAATGAAATTCGACAAAAATACTTTGTGGATAATTTGAATTTGAGTGAAATAATCGAAAATGATATTGTTGATGATCTGGATGTGATAATCGAGACGACAAATGAAGTTGTTGCTGAAAATAATTTGCATAGAAAATCTATTGAAATGACTCCAGACACACCGACTGTGGAGGATCAACCTGAGACAGTTGTGTCGACACCCAATGTGCCTTTAGAATGTTTCCAAGTATTGGATGTCGCTCCGAAAACTCACAAATACGAATTAACTATCTTGCAACCAAATAATTCTCAACAATATTACAAAGCTGTGCAGAGAGAGCATAGAATGTTAAGGTCTTCATTGCCTCCAGGTGTTTGGGTTAG AGTCTTTGAAGATCGCATGGATTTAGTGAGTGTAATGATTGCTGGACCCAAAAATACACCCTACGAAGACGGAatgtttttctttgatattcAACTTGGTCGAGATTATCCAAAGAGTCCACCATCTTGTCATTACATAAGTTATTGTTCAGATCGCTTGAATCCCAATTTGTATGAGGATGGAAAAGTTTGTGTTTCGTTGTTGGGTACTTGGTCGGGACGTGACACAGAAGTTTGGGGACCTAATAGTACCCTATTGCAAGTTATTGTTTCAATTCAGGGATTGATATTGGTGGCAGAGCCGTATTTTAATGAAGCAGGCTATGAAAAGCAAAGAG gtaCACAACAAGGTACTGAAAATTCGCGCATGTACAACGAGATGGCAATTATTAAATTAGTTCAAGCTACAACCAAATTGCTATCCAATCCGCCACCAATATTTCGTGAGCAAATTGTCGAACATTTCAAAAAGAACGGTCTTGCAATGTACAACCGCATCAAAGGTTGGATGGAATTGTCACAAATTGCAAATACCCCAGACACCGAACAACAGTCTTTTATTAGTAATGATGTTGCTCCCGATTTTCCACTTGTGCCTGCAAGCCGCGGTTTTTGTTTAACAGTATCAGGCCTATTGGAGACCTTTCACAAGAAATTGGATACTCTCGATGCCACATTAGCAGTAGCCGAACAGCCCTAA